Proteins encoded in a region of the Tripterygium wilfordii isolate XIE 37 chromosome 21, ASM1340144v1, whole genome shotgun sequence genome:
- the LOC119988781 gene encoding 4-coumarate--CoA ligase-like 5 isoform X1 — MSLQKLWTATVDGVAGLPPPQNPKPGYDHQTGIYHSTHQFGDNHKIPTRPDLDIATFVLSQFPQPEQAVSRVAIVDSATNRRVTYGELNQSIRALASGLYHALGVRKGDVVFVLSPNTVLYPTICLAVFSIGAILSPANPLNTESEIAKQMTDSGAKLAIVAPEELHKLSKTGVNTIIQTSHTPNDDLPSIEELIECCDSGELPETQLTQSDTAAVLYSSGTTGTSKGVILTHANLISIVTLLKWSVDKTSSQNDVFLCFIPIFHVYGLAFFGLGLFSSGITTILMKKFDLEGMLDAIEAHQVNNIPAVPPVILGLVKSASKVKRDLSSLRRVGSGAAPLSKELADSFKERFPWVQLRQGYGLTESSGAATFFVSGEEARAHPGSCGKLMPSFCAKVVDVETGLALPPCREGELWIKSPTIMKGYLGNKEATMATLDSDGWLKTGDLCCFDEDGFLYIVDRIKELIKHNGYQVAPAELEAVLLNHPQVLDAAVIPVEDEEAGQIPMAYIVRAADSELNEDQVIQYVASQVRKFTCLVCFVHCILPISAYKLEKKLICTPKLSGGSIQKSEKGGFHQHHSKVSCRQNFEERAGFAKPTKMPLQVVTIVFILLYFGSAKAIYKQAMNQSLHFPKLQT; from the exons ATGTCCCTCCAAAAATTGTGGACGGCCACCGTGGATGGAGTGGCCGGACTTCCTCcgccccaaaaccctaaacccggcTACGATCATCAAACCGGAATATACCATTCAACCCATCAATTTGGTGACAACCACAAAATTCCTACTAGACCAGACCTTGACATAGCCACATTTGTTCTATCCCAGTTCCCTCAGCCAGAGCAGGCCGTGTCACGAGTTGCAATCGTTGACTCGGCTACTAACCGGCGAGTCACTTATGGTGAACTGAATCAATCAATTCGTGCCCTCGCATCCGGCTTGTACCATGCACTTGGGGTTCGAAAAGGAGATGTGGTGTTTGTTCTATCTCCAAACACGGTCTTGTACCCAACTATCTGTCTTGCTGTGTTCTCTATTGGAGCAATACTGAGTCCAGCCAACCCACTAAACACTGAGTCAGAGATAGCAAAACAAATGACTGACTCGGGTGCTAAATTAGCTATTGTAGCACCAGAGGAGCTTCACAAGCTGTCAAAAACGGGCGTGAATACGATAATACAAACGTCTCATACACCAAATGATGATTTACCATCAATTGAAGAACTAATAGAGTGTTGTGACTCGGGCGAGCTTCCAGAAACCCAGTTGACTCAGTCTGATACTGCTGCTGTACTATACTCTTCAGGCACAACTGGTACAAGCAAAGGAGTGATATTAACACATGCTAACTTGATATCAATCGTGACACTACTGAAGTGGTCTGTGGACAAGACATCGTCACAAAATGACGTCTTTTTGtgcttcattccaatctttcaTGTCTATGGATTGGCATTTTTTGGGCTAGGACTGTTCAGTTCTGGGATTACTACAATTCTGATGAAAAAATTTGACTTAGAAGGAATGTTAGATGCAATAGAGGCTCATCAAGTAAACAACATACCTGCTGTGCCTCCAGTGATACTTGGACTGGTGAAGTCTGCAAGTAAGGTTAAGCGTGACTTGTCGTCGCTGAGGAGGGTTGGGAGTGGGGCTGCACCATTGAGTAAGGAATTGGCTGATAGCTTCAAGGAGAGGTTTCCATGGGTGCAGCTCAGGCAAGGGTATGGACTAACCGAAAGCTCCGGGGCAGCGACATTTTTCGTGTCCGGTGAAGAGGCAAGGGCGCATCCTGGTTCGTGTGGGAAGTTGATGCCAAGTTTTTGTGCTAAAGTGGTGGATGTTGAAACAGGATTGGCACTGCCACCATGTAGGGAAGGAGAGTTGTGGATAAAGAGTCCTACTATAATGAAAGGGTATTTGGGGAATAAAGAAGCAACAATGGCAACTCTTGATTCTGATGGGTGGTTAAAGACTGGAGACCTTTGTTGTTTTGATGAAGATGGGTTTCTGTATATTGTTGACAGGATAAAGGAGCTCATCAAGCATAATGGATATCAG GTGGCTCCAGCAGAATTGGAAGCAGTACTTCTGAATCATCCCCAAGTTCTCGACGCAGCAGTTATACC GGTTGAAGATGAAGAAGCAGGACAAATACCAATGGCATATATTGTGAGAGCTGCTGATTCTGAACTGAATGAAGACCAAGTTATTCAATATGTTGCCTCCCAGGTAAGGAAATTCACTTGCCTTGTTTGCTTTGTACATTGCATTCTTCCTATATCTGCATATAAACTTGAGAAAAAGTTAATATGCACACCAAAACTTTCAGGTGGCTCCATACAAAAAAGTGAGAAAGGTGGGTTTCATCAGCACCATTCCAAGGTCAGCTGCAGGCAAAATTTTGAGGAAAGAGCTGGTTTTGCTAAGCCAACCAAAATGCCTCTCCAAGTTGTAACAATTGTATTCATTCTGCTCTACTTTGGCTCAGCAAAAGCAATATATAAACAAGCAATGAATCAATCCCTACATTTCCCAAAACTACAAACATAA
- the LOC119988781 gene encoding 4-coumarate--CoA ligase-like 5 isoform X2, with amino-acid sequence MSLQKLWTATVDGVAGLPPPQNPKPGYDHQTGIYHSTHQFGDNHKIPTRPDLDIATFVLSQFPQPEQAVSRVAIVDSATNRRVTYGELNQSIRALASGLYHALGVRKGDVVFVLSPNTVLYPTICLAVFSIGAILSPANPLNTESEIAKQMTDSGAKLAIVAPEELHKLSKTGVNTIIQTSHTPNDDLPSIEELIECCDSGELPETQLTQSDTAAVLYSSGTTGTSKGVILTHANLISIVTLLKWSVDKTSSQNDVFLCFIPIFHVYGLAFFGLGLFSSGITTILMKKFDLEGMLDAIEAHQVNNIPAVPPVILGLVKSASKVKRDLSSLRRVGSGAAPLSKELADSFKERFPWVQLRQGYGLTESSGAATFFVSGEEARAHPGSCGKLMPSFCAKVVDVETGLALPPCREGELWIKSPTIMKGYLGNKEATMATLDSDGWLKTGDLCCFDEDGFLYIVDRIKELIKHNGYQVAPAELEAVLLNHPQVLDAAVIPVEDEEAGQIPMAYIVRAADSELNEDQVIQYVASQVAPYKKVRKVGFISTIPRSAAGKILRKELVLLSQPKCLSKL; translated from the exons ATGTCCCTCCAAAAATTGTGGACGGCCACCGTGGATGGAGTGGCCGGACTTCCTCcgccccaaaaccctaaacccggcTACGATCATCAAACCGGAATATACCATTCAACCCATCAATTTGGTGACAACCACAAAATTCCTACTAGACCAGACCTTGACATAGCCACATTTGTTCTATCCCAGTTCCCTCAGCCAGAGCAGGCCGTGTCACGAGTTGCAATCGTTGACTCGGCTACTAACCGGCGAGTCACTTATGGTGAACTGAATCAATCAATTCGTGCCCTCGCATCCGGCTTGTACCATGCACTTGGGGTTCGAAAAGGAGATGTGGTGTTTGTTCTATCTCCAAACACGGTCTTGTACCCAACTATCTGTCTTGCTGTGTTCTCTATTGGAGCAATACTGAGTCCAGCCAACCCACTAAACACTGAGTCAGAGATAGCAAAACAAATGACTGACTCGGGTGCTAAATTAGCTATTGTAGCACCAGAGGAGCTTCACAAGCTGTCAAAAACGGGCGTGAATACGATAATACAAACGTCTCATACACCAAATGATGATTTACCATCAATTGAAGAACTAATAGAGTGTTGTGACTCGGGCGAGCTTCCAGAAACCCAGTTGACTCAGTCTGATACTGCTGCTGTACTATACTCTTCAGGCACAACTGGTACAAGCAAAGGAGTGATATTAACACATGCTAACTTGATATCAATCGTGACACTACTGAAGTGGTCTGTGGACAAGACATCGTCACAAAATGACGTCTTTTTGtgcttcattccaatctttcaTGTCTATGGATTGGCATTTTTTGGGCTAGGACTGTTCAGTTCTGGGATTACTACAATTCTGATGAAAAAATTTGACTTAGAAGGAATGTTAGATGCAATAGAGGCTCATCAAGTAAACAACATACCTGCTGTGCCTCCAGTGATACTTGGACTGGTGAAGTCTGCAAGTAAGGTTAAGCGTGACTTGTCGTCGCTGAGGAGGGTTGGGAGTGGGGCTGCACCATTGAGTAAGGAATTGGCTGATAGCTTCAAGGAGAGGTTTCCATGGGTGCAGCTCAGGCAAGGGTATGGACTAACCGAAAGCTCCGGGGCAGCGACATTTTTCGTGTCCGGTGAAGAGGCAAGGGCGCATCCTGGTTCGTGTGGGAAGTTGATGCCAAGTTTTTGTGCTAAAGTGGTGGATGTTGAAACAGGATTGGCACTGCCACCATGTAGGGAAGGAGAGTTGTGGATAAAGAGTCCTACTATAATGAAAGGGTATTTGGGGAATAAAGAAGCAACAATGGCAACTCTTGATTCTGATGGGTGGTTAAAGACTGGAGACCTTTGTTGTTTTGATGAAGATGGGTTTCTGTATATTGTTGACAGGATAAAGGAGCTCATCAAGCATAATGGATATCAG GTGGCTCCAGCAGAATTGGAAGCAGTACTTCTGAATCATCCCCAAGTTCTCGACGCAGCAGTTATACC GGTTGAAGATGAAGAAGCAGGACAAATACCAATGGCATATATTGTGAGAGCTGCTGATTCTGAACTGAATGAAGACCAAGTTATTCAATATGTTGCCTCCCAG GTGGCTCCATACAAAAAAGTGAGAAAGGTGGGTTTCATCAGCACCATTCCAAGGTCAGCTGCAGGCAAAATTTTGAGGAAAGAGCTGGTTTTGCTAAGCCAACCAAAATGCCTCTCCAAGTTGTAA